CGTGAGACATGTGATCAATACGTATAAAATACCTATAGCTAAAATATTTCATTTGCGTATATGAACAATCATTGGGAGGGACTAACCCTTTTTCTAAAAGTTCCTGGAGTTCCACTGACGAATAACGCGAATGAAAGGCTTCTCAAAAGATCCGTTTTGAATCGGAAAAATGCCTATTTTTACCGCACAGAATCCGGAGCAAAATCGGAGATATATTGATGAGCACCATTGAGACGTGCGTCCTCAATAAGGTTATGTAGTGTTCCCCTATTTTTTTGGACAGGTTTTTTTCTTAAATTACTTGCCCCATCAGCATATCTGTCATTTTCACCGGTCCCTGCTTGTATTCCGTACTCTAAAATCGAGACATAGCGCGGCCTAAAAACGAGAGTTCGCTCAGTCCAATAAAATGTTATAGGCAAGACTTAATCTGACAGACGGCTCTGGTGCAAAATTTTTCTCTATCCCAAAAAGCCTTTCTAGGATCAGCGGGCTTGTTCGTGCATCCCTTTTAAGCAGGACTTTCGCAATTTAAAATTTATGTTATGCTGATTACCTACTAATTGATTGCACAAAAGGTAAAAGATGTAATGCGGGTAACGACTCAAACATATGGGCGATTAAGCAACACTTTTTCTGTAAAATCTGAGATCTAGATTCTCAACGCATTATTGTTTAGTTTTTTGCAGGTACAGCCAACAGCCAACCCTTTCAATTATCTTCTTCGGGATGGTAGTAGCTGGATGTTTTGTTATGCCTGGTTCTCCTCCATTAACATGTAGCGTTTTCCTGACACCCAGTCTTCATGGATTTCCATTGCAACGGCTCCAATCAGTCTTTCACAAGACTCGATGCTAGGAAAGAGCCTTGCGACCCTTGTCCGTCTTTTAAGCTCTTGGTTTAATCGCTCAGCTGGATTATTCGTTCTGATTTTTTTCCAGTGATCTCTCGGATAGTAAGCGTCAACGGAAGCCATCTTGACATAAGGTCAGGGGGTAGAATCTGATTCTTGGGCTTTGGCCCACTGATCAGGAAGAAGCTCTACGAGCTTCTGGGATTAAGTAGATCAACCTTATACTACGTTGAGAACATTCCTGGAAAAGAAGACTTAGAGTTAATGAAAGCAATTGATAAAGAATACCTTAGAAACCCATTTTATGGAAGACGTAGGATGACATTAGAAATGCGCGACCAAGGCTTTTTTTTTGGAGAAAAAAGAGTGAGAACTGCCATGAAAAGAATGGGATTGGAAGCGATTTATCCAAAGCCTAATTTGAGCAAGCCACATCAATACCATAAGAAATATCCATATTTGATGAGGTCTGTAAAGGTAGATCGTTCTGACCAAGCGTGGGCTGCAGATATCACGTATATTCCGCTTCAAGGTGGATTTGCATATTTATTTGCAATTATTGATTGGTACAGCCGATTTGTCCTTGAATGGGAACTCTCAAATCTCCTTGATACAGATTTTTGCATAGAGGCTTTGGAAAGAAGTTTGAAAAAAAGCTGCCCAGAAATTTTCAATACAGATCAGGGAGTGCAGTTCACAAGCTTATGCTTTACTAAGAGATTAGAAAAAGAGGGTGTGAAAATCAGCATGGACGGGAAAGGGAGAGCTCTTGATAATGTTTTCATAGAGCGTCTTTGGAGAAGTGTGAAGTATGAGGATATTTATCCTAAAGGATATGAAAGCCTTAAAGAACTAAAAAAGGGACTAGAGGTGTATTTTGAGTTTTATAATGGACAGCGCCGTCACCAGAGTTTGGGATATCAAACGCCGTCAGAGATATATTATGGAGCAGGCCTTGAGGCCTAAAGAAAGACTAAATACTGAATTTAACATCAGGGAAAACTAGCTTAACTTTTGCGAATTTTGGTCTTGACGTCTGGGACCACCATAAGGAGGAGAAATTTCATTTAATTGATCATCGCTTGAAGGGATAAACTTCATAAGTTCTTGATGAATAGTGGACTGAGTTGTTGTTACGCTAGATGTTGAGGGTTGCATTTGAGAAGCCATATAATACCTTTGTTTTTCTAATATAATAAATATATGACTTTTCTTGATAAGATGTATCCTATGAGATACAATAGGGTTATGGAAATAGAGATTGAAATCTATGAAACGCGCTCAGGAAAACGCCCTTTTATAGATTGGATTGATGGGCTAAATGAGATTCATTCTCGTGCAAAAATCTTTACGCGGTTGGATCGTCTTAAAATGGGAAATTTTGGTGATTGTAAATCGATAGGAAATCGAATTTATGAGCTTCGCATTCATTATGGTCCTGGGATAAGGATTTATTATTCTAAAATAGGAATGAAGGTGGTTTTGCTTCTATGTGGAGGAGATAAAAGCTCTCAAAAGAGAGACATCAAAAATGCCCAAGCGTTTCTTGAAGATTATAAGGATCGAGAGGATTAAATAAAATATGGCAAAAAGTAAGAAATACCAAGATTGGCTTATTGAGAAGCTCAGAGATCATGATGAGGCTGTTGCTTATTTAAATGCAGCTTTAGAGGAAAGTCTTAAAGG
The Candidatus Neptunochlamydia sp. REUL1 DNA segment above includes these coding regions:
- a CDS encoding IS3 family transposase, yielding MGFGPLIRKKLYELLGLSRSTLYYVENIPGKEDLELMKAIDKEYLRNPFYGRRRMTLEMRDQGFFFGEKRVRTAMKRMGLEAIYPKPNLSKPHQYHKKYPYLMRSVKVDRSDQAWAADITYIPLQGGFAYLFAIIDWYSRFVLEWELSNLLDTDFCIEALERSLKKSCPEIFNTDQGVQFTSLCFTKRLEKEGVKISMDGKGRALDNVFIERLWRSVKYEDIYPKGYESLKELKKGLEVYFEFYNGQRRHQSLGYQTPSEIYYGAGLEA
- a CDS encoding IS66 family transposase, encoding MNNHWEGLTLFLKVPGVPLTNNANERLLKRSVLNRKNAYFYRTESGAKSEIY
- a CDS encoding type II toxin-antitoxin system RelE/ParE family toxin — encoded protein: MRYNRVMEIEIEIYETRSGKRPFIDWIDGLNEIHSRAKIFTRLDRLKMGNFGDCKSIGNRIYELRIHYGPGIRIYYSKIGMKVVLLLCGGDKSSQKRDIKNAQAFLEDYKDRED